A genome region from Macaca nemestrina isolate mMacNem1 chromosome 15, mMacNem.hap1, whole genome shotgun sequence includes the following:
- the LOC105470456 gene encoding protein-L-isoaspartate O-methyltransferase domain-containing protein 2 isoform X2, with product MFTAAEVGAALPGGGRTRDAPEELQVAAQAVRTRRPAEPGGPFGVNHGVELHSDVIEYAKQKLDFFIRTSDSFDKFDFCEPSFVTGNCLEISPDCSQYDRVYCGAGVQKEHEEYMKNLLKVGGILVMPLEEKLTKITRTGPSAWETKKILAVSFAPLIQPCHSESGKSRLVQLPPVAVRSLQDLARIAIRGTIKKVIHQETVSKNGNGLKNTPRFKRRRVRRRRMETIVFLDKEVFASRISNPSDDNSCEDLEEERREEEEKTPPQTKPDPPVNFLRQKVLSLPLPDPLKYYLLYYREK from the exons atgTTTACGGCGGCCGAGGTTGGAGCGGCGCTGCCGGGCGGCGGACGCACGAGGGACGCGCCCGAGGAGCTGCAGGTCGCAGCTCAGGCGGTCCGAACCCGTCGGCCGGCCGAGCCTGGAG GTCCTTTTGGCGTGAACCATGGGGTGGAACTTCACTCAGATGTGATAGAATATGCAAAGCAGAAACTGGACTTCTTCATCAGAACAAGTGATAGTTTTGACAA GTTTGACTTCTGTGAACCTTCCTTTGTTACTGGGAATTGCCTGGAGATTTCTCCGGATTGTTCTCAGTATGATCGTGTGTACTGTGGGGCTGGTGTGCAGAAGGAACATGAAGAATACATGAAGAATCTTCTCAAAGTGGGAGGGATCCTTGTCATGCCACTGGAAGAGAAG TTGACTAAGATAACACGCACGGGTCCTTCAGCTTGGGAAACCAAAAAGATTCTTGCTGTTTCTTTTGCTCCTCTGATCCAGCCCTGCCATTCAGAGTCAGGAAAATCAAGACTTGTCCAGTTAC CACCAGTGGCAGTTCGCAGCCTCCAGGACTTGGCTCGCATTGCCATCCGGGGCACCATTAAAAAGGTTATTCATCAGGAAACTGTGAGCAAAAACGGAAACGGACTAAAGAACACCCCCAGGTTTAAACGAAGGAGAGTTCGCCGCCGTCGAATGGAAACGATTGTCTTTTTGGACAAAGAAGTCTTTGCCAGTCGGATTTCCAACCCCTCAGATGACAACAGCTGTGAAGACTTGGAAGAGGAACggagggaagaagaagagaagaccCCGCCTCAAACAAAGCCAGACCCCCCAGTGAACTTCCTACGCCAGAAGGTCCTGAGCCTCCCTCTGCCAGATCCCCTGAAATACTACTTGCTttattacagagaaaaataa
- the LOC105470456 gene encoding protein-L-isoaspartate O-methyltransferase domain-containing protein 2 isoform X1, which produces MGGAVSAGEDNDELIDNLKEAQYIRTELVEQAFRAIDRADYYLEEFKENAYKDLAWKHGNIHLSAPCIYSEVMEALDLQPGLSFLNLGSGTGYLSSMVGLILGPFGVNHGVELHSDVIEYAKQKLDFFIRTSDSFDKFDFCEPSFVTGNCLEISPDCSQYDRVYCGAGVQKEHEEYMKNLLKVGGILVMPLEEKLTKITRTGPSAWETKKILAVSFAPLIQPCHSESGKSRLVQLPPVAVRSLQDLARIAIRGTIKKVIHQETVSKNGNGLKNTPRFKRRRVRRRRMETIVFLDKEVFASRISNPSDDNSCEDLEEERREEEEKTPPQTKPDPPVNFLRQKVLSLPLPDPLKYYLLYYREK; this is translated from the exons ATGGGCGGTGCTGTGAGTGCTGGTGAAGACAATGATGAGCTGATAGATAATTTGAAAGAAGCACAGTATATCCGGACTGAGCTGGTAGAGCAGGCTTTCCGAGCTATCGATCGTGCAGACTATTATCTtgaagaatttaaagaaaatgcttataAAGACTTGGCATGGAAGCATGGAAACATTCACCTCTCAGCCCCATGCATCTATTCAGAGGTGATGGAAGCCTTAGATCTGCAGCCTGGACTCTCATTTCTGAACCTGGGCAGTGGCACTGGGTACCTGAGCTCCATGGTGGGCCTCATTCTAG GTCCTTTTGGCGTGAACCATGGGGTGGAACTTCACTCAGATGTGATAGAATATGCAAAGCAGAAACTGGACTTCTTCATCAGAACAAGTGATAGTTTTGACAA GTTTGACTTCTGTGAACCTTCCTTTGTTACTGGGAATTGCCTGGAGATTTCTCCGGATTGTTCTCAGTATGATCGTGTGTACTGTGGGGCTGGTGTGCAGAAGGAACATGAAGAATACATGAAGAATCTTCTCAAAGTGGGAGGGATCCTTGTCATGCCACTGGAAGAGAAG TTGACTAAGATAACACGCACGGGTCCTTCAGCTTGGGAAACCAAAAAGATTCTTGCTGTTTCTTTTGCTCCTCTGATCCAGCCCTGCCATTCAGAGTCAGGAAAATCAAGACTTGTCCAGTTAC CACCAGTGGCAGTTCGCAGCCTCCAGGACTTGGCTCGCATTGCCATCCGGGGCACCATTAAAAAGGTTATTCATCAGGAAACTGTGAGCAAAAACGGAAACGGACTAAAGAACACCCCCAGGTTTAAACGAAGGAGAGTTCGCCGCCGTCGAATGGAAACGATTGTCTTTTTGGACAAAGAAGTCTTTGCCAGTCGGATTTCCAACCCCTCAGATGACAACAGCTGTGAAGACTTGGAAGAGGAACggagggaagaagaagagaagaccCCGCCTCAAACAAAGCCAGACCCCCCAGTGAACTTCCTACGCCAGAAGGTCCTGAGCCTCCCTCTGCCAGATCCCCTGAAATACTACTTGCTttattacagagaaaaataa